A part of candidate division KSB1 bacterium genomic DNA contains:
- a CDS encoding DUF433 domain-containing protein, with protein sequence MGSDNLLDRIRFNPKVFGGKPIIRGLRISVEMILDLLSQGVSIQEILEDYPELEFDDIRACLAYARAVIANEEIESLQLEMA encoded by the coding sequence ATGGGAAGTGATAATTTGCTGGATAGAATTCGTTTCAATCCCAAAGTTTTTGGAGGAAAGCCAATTATCCGTGGGCTCCGAATTTCAGTTGAAATGATATTGGACTTGCTGAGCCAGGGAGTCAGCATTCAGGAAATTCTCGAAGATTATCCTGAACTTGAATTTGATGACATCCGTGCCTGTTTAGCCTATGCCAGAGCGGTAATCGCTAATGAGGAAATCGAGAGCCTTCAATTGGAGATGGCTTGA